The genomic segment CACGGTCGGCACGTCGTCGCTGTATCACGGAACGCCGGTGAAGGTGCTCGGCCGCGCGGTGTACGACATCCCGGGGCTCACGTTTCGCGGCAGCCTCGAGGCCTTCTTCGCCGACCCGGGCGAGGTCGACGGCGAGCTGTTCGCCGCGTTCTGCAAGTGGCTGCGCTACCACAACCAGATCAACGGCAGTTTCTACCGCCGGCTACCGGGCGTCGAGACGCCGACCGGAATGACCGCGCCCGCGCGGCCGGACGAGTCGGTCCCGGCCGTCCGCCGCGCGGTGTGACGGGGCGGGGGCGCGGTGCTGTCGGTCGTGATCCCGGTACGCTGCCGCGCGCCGACGCGCTATTTGCTGCCGCGGCTGGCGGCGCTGGTCGACCGGCTCGCGGGCGAGGCGGACACGGAGGTCGTGGTCGTCGACAGCGCCAGCGCGCCGGCCGAGGCGGCGGCGATGCGTCGTCTGTGCGCGCAGCACGGCGCGGCGCTGGTGACCGATCCGCACCCGGTCGAGCCGTTCGCGCCCGGCATCGCGCGCAACCTGGGCGCCGAGCGCGCCACCGGCGACACGCTGGTGTTCTTCGACGCCGACCTGCGGGCGCCGGCCGATCTGTTCGCGCGGGTGCGGGCGTGGGCGGCCGCGCCGCCGGCGCCGCAGGCGTTCTTGCTGATTCCGAGCCTGTACGCGACGCGCGCAGAGAC from the Deltaproteobacteria bacterium genome contains:
- a CDS encoding capsular biosynthesis protein, coding for QVHCDAQIRFHSPYADVTEFIERVVRAFAAAAPPDTRLVVKHHPHDRAYRDYTDLLARLGRDAGCADRIVYVHDLHLPTLLKRARGTVTVNSTVGTSSLYHGTPVKVLGRAVYDIPGLTFRGSLEAFFADPGEVDGELFAAFCKWLRYHNQINGSFYRRLPGVETPTGMTAPARPDESVPAVRRAV